Proteins encoded by one window of Kribbella flavida DSM 17836:
- a CDS encoding SDR family NAD(P)-dependent oxidoreductase — protein MPVTRDYAHLFRLDGRHAVVVGAGSGIGREAALALAAQGAHVTCADQNLPAAQQTAELGSSSTTTQPAESSTGSAPTPKAAESSTGSAPTPKAAESSTGSALTPQPTDRHTAGKPTSGKLTAYELNVLDPDAVSAAAQELGDVDVLVFTAATNVRKRILDYSGDEFDRVVALNLRASFDLIRAFGRPMTERGRGSIIGFSSIRATTVEPGQSVYAATKAGLVQLLRTAAAEFGPSGVRVNAIAPGVVETPLTEQIKADPDWYAAYAAKSALARWATPDELAGAVVYLASDASTFVTGSVLPVDGGWTAIDGRFDPPN, from the coding sequence GTGCCTGTGACCCGCGACTACGCGCACCTGTTCCGCCTCGACGGCCGGCACGCCGTGGTCGTCGGCGCCGGCAGCGGCATCGGCCGCGAAGCCGCCCTCGCCCTGGCAGCCCAAGGCGCCCACGTCACCTGCGCCGACCAGAACCTCCCGGCCGCCCAGCAAACAGCCGAACTCGGCAGCAGCTCCACCACCACCCAGCCAGCGGAAAGCAGCACCGGCTCCGCGCCGACCCCCAAGGCAGCGGAAAGCAGCACCGGCTCCGCGCCGACCCCCAAGGCAGCGGAAAGCAGCACCGGCTCCGCGCTGACCCCCCAGCCAACGGATCGGCACACCGCCGGTAAGCCGACCAGCGGCAAGCTCACGGCGTACGAGCTGAACGTGCTCGACCCGGACGCGGTGTCCGCGGCAGCCCAGGAGCTCGGTGACGTCGACGTCCTGGTCTTCACCGCCGCCACGAACGTACGGAAGCGGATCCTCGACTATTCCGGCGACGAGTTCGACCGCGTCGTCGCGCTCAACCTCCGGGCGTCGTTCGACCTGATCCGCGCGTTCGGCCGGCCGATGACCGAACGCGGTCGTGGCAGCATCATCGGCTTCAGCTCGATCCGGGCGACGACGGTCGAGCCCGGACAGTCGGTGTACGCGGCAACCAAAGCCGGTCTCGTCCAGCTGCTGCGCACCGCCGCCGCCGAGTTCGGCCCCAGCGGCGTCCGGGTGAACGCGATCGCCCCCGGTGTTGTCGAGACCCCGCTCACCGAGCAGATCAAGGCCGACCCCGACTGGTACGCCGCCTACGCCGCGAAGAGCGCGCTCGCTCGCTGGGCCACGCCCGACGAGCTCGCCGGCGCCGTCGTCTACCTCGCCTCCGACGCGTCGACGTTCGTCACCGGCTCCGTCCTGCCCGTCGACGGCGGCTGGACCGCGATCGACGGCCGCTTCGACCCACCGAACTGA